The Fibrobacter sp. UWB5 genome has a window encoding:
- a CDS encoding sugar transferase, protein MYKHFFKRLIDIVLSGFGIVVLALPMLAIAIAIKLDSKGPVFFKQKRVGLHKTHFYIYKFRTMRTDTPKDAPTHELSDPKKWITRVGGFLRKTSLDELPQMFNIFGGTMSIIGPRPALWNQYDLIAERDKYGANDVPVGLTGWAQINGRDELEIPVKAALDGEYVKRQSFAFDCKCFFGTFISVLKSDGVVEGGTGELHKQEAAR, encoded by the coding sequence ATGTATAAGCATTTCTTTAAACGCCTTATCGATATCGTTCTTTCTGGATTCGGCATTGTGGTGCTCGCGCTCCCGATGCTTGCCATAGCAATCGCCATCAAGCTGGATAGCAAGGGCCCGGTGTTCTTCAAGCAGAAACGCGTGGGCCTGCATAAGACACATTTTTACATCTACAAGTTTCGCACCATGCGTACCGACACCCCGAAGGATGCTCCGACCCATGAACTGAGCGACCCCAAGAAGTGGATTACGCGAGTGGGCGGGTTCCTGCGCAAAACCAGCCTGGATGAACTCCCGCAGATGTTCAACATTTTCGGCGGCACCATGAGCATTATCGGCCCGCGCCCGGCTCTGTGGAACCAGTACGACCTGATTGCTGAACGCGACAAGTATGGTGCCAACGACGTGCCCGTAGGCCTTACCGGCTGGGCCCAGATTAACGGCCGCGACGAACTGGAAATCCCTGTGAAGGCAGCCCTTGACGGAGAATACGTAAAGCGCCAGAGCTTTGCCTTTGACTGCAAGTGCTTCTTTGGTACGTTTATTAGCGTGCTCAAGAGCGATGGCGTGGTCGAAGGCGGTACCGGCGAACTCCACAAGCAGGAGGCTGCACGATGA
- a CDS encoding NAD-dependent epimerase/dehydratase family protein, with protein MKRILITGANSYIGTNFATYLAQPEFAGKYQVDTLDMVGVAWKSFDFSPYDAVYHVAGIAHSDNGKISDERAKIYYAVNTDLTIVCAQRAKDAGVKQFVFMSSAIVYGDSAPIGKSKIITRDTPVNPANCYGDSKVQAENGLRQLDCDTFKVVILRPPMIFGKYSKGNYPLLSKLARKLPVFPKVDNCRSMLYIGNLVEFVRLMIENEEQGTFWPQNPQYSNTSEVIAQIAKAHGKRCVLIPGFGWALKILSHATGLVNKAFGNLAYDQSLSVYKEPYQKYSLQEAIERTEK; from the coding sequence ATGAAACGCATCCTGATTACCGGAGCCAACAGCTACATTGGCACAAACTTTGCTACCTACCTGGCACAGCCTGAATTTGCGGGCAAATACCAGGTAGATACCCTCGACATGGTGGGTGTTGCTTGGAAGTCCTTTGACTTTTCGCCTTACGATGCCGTTTACCACGTGGCAGGTATTGCCCATAGCGACAATGGCAAGATTAGCGACGAACGCGCCAAGATTTATTACGCTGTGAATACAGACCTTACTATAGTATGCGCCCAGAGGGCGAAGGATGCTGGCGTAAAGCAGTTTGTGTTCATGAGCAGTGCCATTGTGTATGGCGATAGTGCCCCTATTGGTAAGTCCAAGATTATTACCCGCGACACTCCCGTGAACCCGGCCAACTGCTACGGCGACAGCAAGGTGCAGGCTGAAAATGGCCTGCGTCAGCTAGATTGCGATACCTTCAAGGTTGTGATTTTGCGCCCGCCCATGATTTTTGGCAAGTACAGTAAGGGCAATTATCCGTTACTCAGTAAACTTGCTCGGAAACTCCCGGTGTTCCCGAAGGTGGATAATTGCCGCAGCATGCTCTACATTGGCAACTTGGTGGAATTTGTTCGCCTGATGATCGAAAACGAAGAGCAGGGAACCTTCTGGCCGCAGAACCCGCAGTATAGCAACACTAGCGAAGTGATTGCACAAATCGCGAAGGCTCACGGCAAGCGCTGCGTGCTTATTCCCGGATTCGGCTGGGCTCTCAAGATTCTTTCACATGCCACTGGTTTGGTGAATAAGGCCTTTGGCAACCTTGCTTACGACCAGAGCCTGAGCGTGTACAAGGAACCCTACCAGAAGTATAGCCTGCAAGAAGCTATCGAAAGGACGGAAAAGTAG
- a CDS encoding glycosyltransferase — translation MAVYKKDDPSFLSTAVESMLKQTILCEQFIIVEDGPLPESLQVIIDKYEKNSPELFTVVRLSENKGLANALNNGIAVSRNELIARMDSDDISFPKRCEKQLLMFQQDSDLALVGTATLDFFDSPENAKPSVRPTPAKAEEIKRILKRNDPFAHPTVMYKKSVIQACGGYDASLRRVEDYELFSHLVALGYKATNIEEPLLYYRANKMMLLRNRSKINRNTRILVQKKIYRRGECSFLDYLYVFFAMKVAGLIPSFIYEKAYNLVKKKS, via the coding sequence ATGGCTGTGTACAAGAAAGATGATCCGTCTTTCTTGTCAACTGCTGTAGAAAGCATGCTTAAGCAGACTATTCTTTGTGAACAGTTTATTATTGTTGAAGATGGCCCTTTGCCGGAGAGCCTTCAAGTAATTATTGATAAGTACGAAAAGAATTCCCCAGAGTTGTTCACTGTTGTAAGGTTAAGTGAAAATAAGGGTCTCGCGAATGCATTGAATAATGGAATTGCGGTTTCTCGAAATGAACTTATTGCGAGAATGGATAGTGATGATATATCGTTTCCGAAAAGGTGCGAAAAACAACTGTTAATGTTTCAGCAGGATTCTGATTTAGCTCTTGTTGGAACAGCTACGCTTGACTTTTTTGATTCGCCAGAGAATGCTAAGCCTAGTGTTCGCCCGACTCCCGCAAAAGCAGAAGAAATAAAGAGAATCTTAAAACGAAATGATCCTTTTGCGCATCCCACTGTTATGTATAAAAAATCTGTAATACAAGCGTGTGGCGGCTATGATGCGTCTCTGCGTCGTGTGGAAGATTATGAATTGTTTTCACATTTGGTTGCCTTAGGCTATAAAGCGACGAATATAGAAGAACCGCTGCTCTATTATAGGGCGAATAAAATGATGCTTTTACGCAATAGAAGTAAAATTAACAGGAATACTCGTATTCTTGTCCAGAAAAAGATATATCGCCGCGGTGAATGTTCGTTTCTTGACTATTTGTATGTTTTCTTTGCCATGAAAGTTGCTGGATTGATACCATCGTTTATTTATGAAAAAGCTTATAATTTGGTCAAGAAAAAATCATGA
- a CDS encoding glycosyltransferase has protein sequence MKRVLFILPTLTNGGAEKVASIIANALCTKFAVDFLLLENDNKECYFLNENIAIKNLGVRISHRGNKFLTVCAFFRSFLKQYIGVKSALKILKPDVVVSFLPKADLFAYLFKNKIGYKWISSERNDPTVRNAVERNVLEIIYRRCDTFVCQSSVVARYYEKRRVKNCIVIPNPICNLEENKIENVPYDDYMVAVGRFNEQKNYSLLVNAYSDALKEMSFKTKLVIVGDGPLWDNIKALITEKNLLEKVILLGRKNNVNDYLKKAKFFVLTSNYEGMPNVLIEAMSAGLPVVSTDFFTGVARELISDENGVVVPVGDRLELKKALLKMVGKKEEELKMMGTLGRKHLKHMDKESVCGLWEKIFA, from the coding sequence ATGAAACGAGTTTTGTTTATTTTACCAACTCTTACTAATGGAGGCGCTGAAAAAGTTGCCTCAATTATCGCCAATGCCTTATGTACGAAATTTGCTGTTGATTTCCTGCTTTTAGAAAATGATAATAAAGAATGCTACTTTTTGAATGAAAACATCGCCATAAAGAATTTAGGCGTGCGAATATCTCATCGAGGAAACAAATTTTTAACGGTATGTGCGTTCTTTAGGAGCTTTCTCAAACAATATATAGGTGTTAAATCAGCTTTGAAAATATTAAAACCAGATGTGGTTGTGTCATTTTTGCCTAAAGCTGATTTGTTTGCGTATTTATTCAAAAATAAAATTGGTTACAAATGGATTTCTTCGGAAAGAAACGATCCTACTGTGAGAAATGCCGTTGAAAGAAATGTTCTTGAAATAATATATAGGCGATGTGATACTTTTGTATGCCAAAGTTCAGTTGTTGCTAGGTATTATGAAAAAAGGCGTGTTAAAAATTGTATTGTAATTCCGAATCCTATTTGTAATTTGGAAGAAAATAAGATTGAGAATGTTCCTTATGATGACTATATGGTTGCTGTTGGTCGATTTAATGAACAAAAAAATTATTCGTTGTTAGTAAATGCTTATTCTGATGCTTTAAAAGAGATGTCTTTTAAAACTAAGCTTGTTATTGTTGGTGATGGCCCGCTTTGGGATAATATTAAAGCCCTTATAACAGAAAAAAATCTTTTGGAAAAAGTAATACTTTTAGGTAGAAAAAATAATGTTAACGACTATTTGAAGAAAGCCAAATTTTTTGTATTGACATCTAATTATGAGGGTATGCCTAATGTGTTGATCGAGGCTATGTCTGCGGGCTTGCCAGTTGTGTCAACCGATTTTTTTACTGGTGTTGCTCGCGAATTAATTTCCGACGAAAATGGTGTTGTTGTGCCTGTGGGCGACCGACTTGAATTAAAGAAAGCGCTTTTGAAAATGGTGGGGAAAAAAGAAGAGGAATTGAAGATGATGGGGACTTTGGGAAGAAAACATCTTAAGCATATGGATAAAGAGTCTGTATGTGGTTTATGGGAAAAGATTTTTGCATAG
- a CDS encoding glycosyltransferase — protein sequence MEILYSLNALFPYGTPIASRTLNICRILHSMGHRVHLFCDYLSEPSICDESKDFAVLEGINIHFSFVQRNFKSQLFKSLHASRKIENFLKKNHVDLIIATTNAERFLMTSKIAARYNIPLLLEICEKYHYSNWSFGRFNPRYYTFLRCWKKEYMKADGVIAISRFLEKHFTEYGKKTIRMPSVLDVSKIPCRLTSTSDNCVRFVFSGGLGNGKDSLAEFMIALNNVKGKLSRKIELNIYGPTKTAVLNQLGKKAYVAHELDDIVCYHGRIPQNEIPLRLLENDFGIILRPQRESSNAGFPTKLAEYMSAGLPVLANDTGDIGLYLNSTNGCLLENKSVKKIEQAVLAIDSMSKEKLSDMRKAARKTAEENFDYHIYAPLLRDFLQNIR from the coding sequence ATGGAAATTTTATATTCTTTAAACGCGTTGTTTCCTTATGGAACTCCTATTGCTTCAAGAACGCTCAACATTTGTCGAATATTACACTCTATGGGACATAGAGTCCATCTCTTTTGTGATTACTTGAGCGAACCTTCTATTTGTGATGAATCTAAAGATTTTGCAGTGCTTGAAGGAATAAACATTCACTTCTCTTTTGTGCAACGGAATTTTAAATCTCAGTTGTTTAAATCTTTGCATGCGTCAAGAAAAATTGAGAATTTCTTGAAAAAGAATCATGTCGATTTGATAATTGCAACGACAAATGCCGAACGATTCTTGATGACTTCAAAAATCGCCGCAAGGTATAACATTCCGTTGTTGTTAGAAATTTGTGAAAAATACCATTATTCAAATTGGTCTTTTGGCCGCTTTAATCCGAGATATTATACATTTCTTAGATGTTGGAAAAAGGAATATATGAAAGCGGATGGCGTTATTGCTATCAGCAGATTTCTTGAAAAACATTTTACTGAATATGGGAAAAAAACTATTAGGATGCCTTCTGTCTTGGACGTTTCTAAAATTCCATGCAGACTAACGAGTACTTCAGATAATTGTGTTAGATTTGTTTTTTCTGGAGGATTGGGAAATGGCAAAGATTCCTTGGCTGAATTTATGATTGCTTTGAATAATGTCAAGGGAAAACTTTCTCGAAAAATAGAGCTGAATATTTATGGCCCAACAAAAACTGCTGTACTGAATCAGCTTGGAAAAAAAGCGTATGTTGCTCACGAATTGGATGATATAGTGTGCTATCATGGTCGAATTCCTCAAAATGAAATTCCTCTGCGTTTACTTGAAAACGATTTTGGGATTATATTACGTCCTCAAAGAGAATCTTCTAATGCCGGTTTTCCAACTAAATTGGCGGAATATATGTCCGCAGGGCTTCCTGTTCTGGCAAATGATACAGGTGACATTGGTTTGTATCTTAATTCAACCAATGGCTGTTTGTTGGAAAACAAAAGTGTAAAAAAAATTGAACAAGCTGTTCTTGCAATAGACTCGATGTCTAAAGAAAAATTGTCTGATATGCGAAAAGCAGCTCGTAAAACTGCGGAGGAAAATTTTGATTACCATATTTATGCTCCGCTTTTGAGAGACTTTTTACAGAACATTCGATAA